A genomic stretch from Coffea arabica cultivar ET-39 chromosome 10c, Coffea Arabica ET-39 HiFi, whole genome shotgun sequence includes:
- the LOC113714340 gene encoding synaptonemal complex protein 1-like, with protein sequence MKSLSLRLESSEEAVRTREKELRDLHTEKESVENSLNSELKGVAFLIEEKDAVIKNLEETVATNGLAMESLNSKLEKLDLDLKVKEDDLHSLNNSKEELEKEKDNLVSINKKLAGKLEYALQEIKTLENFVNLLTLKLAELESQSVSFSEKVVQLTSLFESCFKLLQDEKHLAANHAQKKFGKLQDQSMSVTEEKNALQLVNQELSNKVIELQKEQEYAMVQHAEECRLAEETVRRLESELETLKSKKNEMEVLIAKLQDDIGTLSENSRTSDEKLQDFMLKISELEIENKRYIDELQSDITKKQDEIDLLRKEMENRDQHIDSLEKQVIQLNDTQKEIDRLVLELKDREKHLEDQKAKTEESLSDAETKLSEAKKQYDQMLESKQLELSRHLKEISQKNDQAINDIRRKYEVEKLESASIEKEKADKVIGEMDRNCQQKLEEYKEESRQYLLRIQEEHAALISRIQQEHDKKELLLMSNHSEEIKQVQLQAEKELREKTTSMRNEHEIQLRALKCEHEDECRRLQEELDIQKSKEERQRALLQLQWKVMADNPQDDQEVNSKKNYSVSSTKMRNSENDKRGHHTAGRREVEQTDSPYLTATQTPVSNLLRKAEKGNTGSVMSLPKHSRKVTHHEYEVETANGRTITKKRKTKSTVMFADPSRHKKLETPKAVTPRAVTKGTKGQVHTKSSNIGDLFSEGSLNPYADDPYAFD encoded by the exons ATGAAGTCTCTTTCCTTGAGGTTGGAATCTTCAGAGGAAGCTGTTAGAACTC GTGAAAAGGAGTTGAGGGACCTCCACACCGAGAAAGAGTCAGTGGAGAACTCTTTGAATTCTGAACTCAAAGGAGTGGCCTTTCTTATTGAGGAAAAAG ATGCTGTGATAAAAAACTTGGAAGAAACTGTTGCAACTAATGGGTTGGCTATGGAGAGTTTGAATTCCAAGCTGGAAAAATTGGATCTTGATTTGAAAGTAAAAGAAGATGACCTACACAGTTTGAACAACTCGAAGGAGGAActagagaaagaaaaggataaTCTTGTGTCTATCAACAAAAAGCTTGCTGGCAAATTAGAATATGCACTTCAGGAGATAAAGACCCTTGAAAACTTTGTTAATTTACTTACATTGAAGCTCGCTGAACTGGAAAGTCAAAGTGTGTCCTTCTCAGAAAAGGTTGTTCAGCtcacttctttatttgaatcttgctttaagCTCCTTCAAGATGAAAAACACCTTGCTGCTAATCACGCTCAAAAGAAGTTTGGCAAACTCCAAGATCAGTCAATGTCTGTTACAGAGGAGAAAAATGCTCTACAGTTGGTTAATCAGGAATTGAGCAATAAAGTCATTGAACTTCAGAAAGAGCAAGAATATGCAATGGTACAGCATGCAGAAGAATGTCGTTTAGCAGAAGAGACAGTTCGTAGGTTAGAATCTGAATTAGAGACGCTCAAATCAAAGAAGAACGAAATGGAAGTGCTGATTGCCAAATTGCAGGATGATATTGGAACCTTATCAGAAAATTCCAGAACATCTGATGAAAAATTG CAAGATTTCATGTTGAAAATTTCTGAGCTGGAAATTGAAAACAAACGTTACATTGATGAGCTACAATCAGATATAACCAAAAAACAAGATGAGATTGATCTTTTGAGAAAGGAGATGGAGAATCGTGATCAACATATAGATTCACTGGAGAAGCAAGTGATTCAGCTTAATGATACACAGAAGGAGATCGATAGACTTGTTTTGGAACTCAAAGACAGAGAGAAACACTTGGAAGATCAGAAAGCAAAG ACTGAGGAATCACTAAGTGATGCTGAAACTAAACTTTCTGAAGCTAAGAAGCAATATGATCAGATGTTAGAAAGTAAACAGTTAGAACTGTCAAGGCATTTGAAGGAAATATCGCAGAAAAATGATCAG GCCATTAATGATATCAGGAGGAAGTACGAGGTGGAGAAGTTGGAAAGTGCTAGTATTGAGAAAGAAAAG GCTGACAAAGTTATTGGAGAGATGGACAGAAACTGTCAGCAGAAGCTTGAAGAATACAAAGAGGAATCAAGACAGTACTTGCTGCGGATACAGGAGGAACATGCTGCTTTG ATTAGTCGCATTCAACAAGAGCATGATAAAAAGGAATTACTTCTTATGTCCAACCATTCTGAAGAGATTAAGCAGGTCCAGCTTCAAGCTGaaaaggaattgagagag AAAACAACATCAATGCGGAATGAACATGAAATCCAGTTAAGAGCTTTGAAGTGTGAGCATGAAGATGAGTGCAGAAGATTACAAGAGGAGTTGGATATTCAGAAGTCTAAA GAAGAGAGGCAGAGGGCTTTACTGCAATTACAGTGGAAAGTAATGGCTGACAATCCACAAGATGACCAAGAAGTGAACTCAAAAAAG AACTACTCTGTTTCATCCACCAAGATGAGAAATTCTGAAAATGACAAAAGAGGTCATCATACTGCTGGGAGACGAGAAGTTGAACAAACG GATTCACCTTATCTGACAGCAACTCAAACACCTGTGTCCAACTTGCTAAGAAAAGCGGAGAAGGGGAATACAGGAAGTGTCATGAGTCTTCCCAAGCATAGTAGGAAG GTCACTCATCATGAATATGAAGTCGAAACAGCAAATGGAAGAACaattacaaaaaaaaggaaaaccaaaaGTACTGTAATGTTTGCG GACCCAAGCAGACATAAAAAGCTAGAGACACCAAAAGCTGTTACACCTAGAGCTGTTACTAAG GGAACAAAGGGACAAGTTCATACAAAGTCATCTAATATAGGTGATCTGTTTTCAGAAGGATCTCTGAATCCTTATGCAGATGATCCCTATGCATTTGATTAG